gatATTTCAAATCTTAACTTCTGTTTGTCCGGTGCAATTTGGGAATTCAAGCTGCTCAATTTTTACGCTTTTAATGTTCATGATATTCCAAATGGCCCTTACAGGCCCAGCTGGTTAAGGACAGACACTCTTTGGTGCGTATGGGAAGTCTATACtcagacgaggaggaggaggtggtggaggctCCTCCAGAGAAGGTTCAGATGACGTGGACGAAAGAGAAGTGTGAGGCTGAGAGAAGGAACAGGAGCAACGCGCCCGAGAATTTCAGAGAACTCATGAGCCTCAAACCGTGAGTCACATTCAGTCAACCTCAGCATCCTCTCTACCGCGTCTCATTAAACCTGTAAAACCTGTAGCATGTAATGCTTTCACcttatttttccctttcctttttgCATGTTTCTCTGTTAGACACAGTGAGAGCTTGCTTTAAAATAGGAAAAATCCATTTAACTTTGTCTCTCCCCCTTGCTGCATCCCAGGGATCAGTCCAATGTGCGGCGAATGCATACGGCTGTGAAGCTGAACGAGGTAATAGTCAACAGGTCCCACGATGCTCGATTAGTGCTGCTCAACATGCCAGGGCCACCTCGAAACACAGACGGAGACGAGAACTGTATCCTTTGCCAATATGATCAAATAAAGGGGGTCTTGCATAATAGCATAGAAGATTTTGAGCTGCAGTACACAAACAAAGAGTGTAGGCTTTGGCTGGTTTTCCTTCTTTAACATGTACCTCAGATATGGAGTTTCTGGAGGTGTTGACTGAAGGCTTGGAAAGAGTGCTGCTGGTCCGAGGCGGTGGTCGGGAGGTCATCACCATCTACTCATGATCAGTTATTAGCTGTTACACAGGAGCATCTGCCTCATCAGAATACATTCCACCTCTTGGCGGTAGGCAGCACCTGCTTCGCTGCGAGACAGTTCTGGGTAGACGCATGAATTTGacgcttttattgtgaagtatGGATTTATTCTACTCTTGTAGAATATCGGGACACACTAGTGTACATATCCATCTGTATGTTCACCACTCTGGCATTCTTTACAAGTGAAAGCTGTTATTTTTCTCCCTCAGAAATCAATAATTGTGTGTCAAGCACAAACTTAACTTATTTATGGGTCACAGATACCTCTTCATATGtgataatacatttatatttgacatactatggcAGACTATTCTGAGTAGTACACACGCTGGCAGAACAGTTTTGATGCCAGATTTTTTATTCTGAAACTTTGATTATTTTTCAAGCAcatctctatttatttatttattttttccgacatttccCCACTGAGGTAAAGCAAATGTTACTGTGGGTATCGAACACAGTGCTGGACGTTGGTTTGTGCTGTAAAGGTGGCATGCCAGAGATCATGAAGcaagtttttaaaaagagttataatttatgatttttttttggacagatATTTGTGTTGTTGATATGAGAGAACGATGTATATGAATGACGTTTGAACTGTTACATTTGTACTTTTTCTGCAGACCCGAAAAGCGTATCTGCACACAAAAAAGATGGCTTaatttaaagttataatccttaagatttcaatGAAATCAAACCCCACTTTTGATACTATTTATGGTCTGCATTTGTTTCTGCAATGGCCGTTCAATATATTCACACTGAATGGCTATTGTAAAATACCTTTCTATTTGGTAGTTTTCATCGTTAGTGGCGGAGTCCGCCATTCACGCACTGGATTAAAATTGGTTTACTACACATAGGCCTACCTACAACGTGAGTTTGTGCTGTAAACAAATACAGCAGTTGGTATTGTGTTGTATTTCTGAAGAAGTAGCTGCTCAAGGAGTGTTCACTGTAGTATTTGACTGCACTTGCTGTTACCACGGTAACCATTGGTATTGCCAAAACAGCCGTGGCTGAAATTTTAAGGATTACAACGTTAAGTAATTCTGATCTCAGCTACATGAGACATTCAGACACTATTTTGTGTCTTTCCTGGTCTTTTTCTAAGAAGCTAAGTATAATCAGTATTTCAGGCCAGCATACAGTGTAGAGAAcaactgtttatttttatatagacaATCTGATCTGTACAAGCCAAGAGTGTTTTATATTTAAGGGATCAACGTAACAAGCTGTGCAGTTATTAGAAACTAATCACGCAATGCTAAGAATGCTGATTCCCCTCactttaataaaaacataggTTGGAGTGGATCATCCCACTTAAACCATTGGCAGCAATCCAAGTATATGTTTTTGCTAATTAAAAGTTTGGCACAATACACTCTTTAAATGGAAACATTATGTTGGCAGTAACTAAGTAAAGCTATGAGTAGCCTCTTGGTTTTTGAAGAGCGATGAGGCTATTAAGTTATGTGAAAATCATGCACCTGGTGtagaaaaacatcaaaatgaGCTCACCAAAGCACATTACTATCAACTTTGTTGGCAATACATGAATCTGAATCTTAACAAGGGATGTTATCACACTGTTGCTTTAAGCAACTCCTGTTCCAAGTTAAAGATTTAGTTTCAGTTATGTCTCTGTGTTTAGCTCACATTAAAGTACACACTGTGTTTTGTTAACTTTCATAATATCTTATTATGCTATAAGATCAAATAAAAAGAACATCTGTTTATAAACTGCTTCCCTTGTACTGTTTTGTTGAAGCGCTTCATAAAATActttaaagtaattttatagctagggctgcaactaacgattattttcattgtcgattaatctgttgattattttctagattaatcgattatttgtttggtaaaattttttttaaaaattgtgaaaaatgtcgatcagtgtttcccaaagcccaagatgacgtcctcagatatcttgttttgtccacaactcaaatatattcagtttactgtcatacagcagtaaataaaccagaaaatattcacatttaagaagctggaatcagagaatttagactttttttatttcttaaaacattactcaaaccgattaatcaattatcaaaatagttggcgaataatttaatagctgacaactaattaatcaattaatcgttgcagctctaattataGCAATACATAGTTAGTATGATATGGTATGTTGATGATgcaatattgtatatttaacTGCACTGTAACTGAATTGTTTACCTTCCCCGGGCTAGTGACCTCACCTCCTGCTCATTGGTCaacaagagataaaaaaaaaaaaatccttcaaaacaaaaaataaaaatacatatttcaaaCAACTTGAAAGTGCCATCTCTGCAGTTTTATTGATCAAAAACTGATTATTCTCCTTCATGTAATAAGGTTTTCATAGAGGTGATGTCAGCAGAGGTACAACACATTCAATATGTAATAAATGAATTCCAAAACGTATGGTAAAGTGCCTCTCAGAGGACTGATGgtctgtatattgtatatattatttatattttgtatatgtatagcatactgtatatccagAGGTTGGCATTTAAATTACCTCTTAAATGGGGCTACACattgaatacttttttttcttatctttacTGACCTGTAGAGTGCTTGGATGACCTACAACAGCAATCTcataaataacaatttatttatatagcacctttcaagcTTTAAGCTCTCCTTAGTTATATTAAAACTTAAATGCACTTTAGGTGTAGCTGAGCTGAGTTTCTAAATATTCATTCAATCATAATTAGGCTGGAGAGCAGCAGAACTATGGCCAGGATTAGCAGACCTTTTGGTTCATGTTGGGCTCTGGAGGAGGGACGCTCAGAGGGCCCTCTTGGGTCAGGAGGTCTGAGGACCAGCCTGCACGGGTTCTGCACCTCCTCTAAAGAGATCTGGACCTCACTGGGCTGTTTCGAAGTCAAGTCATCACGGACCTGTGGGGAAATACAGTGAGACAAGAGAAGGAGGCGATATATGACACACATATATTGAATACACAAACAATACAGACTATAGACATTTTCTAACATGCAGGATTTTATCCTCATTATAGCCAAATCAGTCACCTCTGTGGCCGAGATATGGAGTGAAAATATGCCTTTCAAATTACTTACCTACCCTCCATTTATTAGAGAAGGCTGTTCTTTGACATAAAATGAATTAATGCTCTAGCTTACCCTCTCAACCTCCTCGAACACTCGCAGGAAGTTTTTTCGAAGGACATCAGCCAACTCATTCTCAGTCCAGTTCCTTTGTAGGAGTTCCTGGATCAGGGCAGGATACTTTGACACATCCTCTAACCCCTTAGGAAAGCTGCGAacgaaaaacacatttcaattcatGGATATTTACTTAgcaaaagtcataataataataaacactttATTTGTAAATTTAGTCCTTCAATACCATTTGTTTTGTGACATTCCTGTTTGGACTAGATTGTGTCTGCAtgcaagggaaaaaaaatcattcaatgCCCACCATTCTGCAGCAAATCTACTACACCGACTCTCTCTTTATGCCTGTTAGAAGTACAacgttattgattttttttaccatttgtcAGCCTGTTGACAGCTGAGACAGCCAAATTGTTGATATCATGACAGGCTAACAAAAGCCCAGCATTGATCTGGAAAGTGCCAAAGACTGGCATgagctttgttttattttggtttctATGTGTGTAAGTTGTGTCAGTCTGAAGATCCCCACTCATGCTAGTCAAAAGATAGAAGATATGCACATTTATTGTCCTTTGACTTAGTGCTTCTATCTGTATGTTTGcaataatgtgaatatttcttaCCTCACAGCACCTTCAAAGTCCCCTCCAATTCCTATCGACTCAGCTCCGATCACCTTCTTAATGTGATCAAAATGGTCTGTAAAACCCGGGTGGAATAATAAATCAACTGAGATATGAGAAATACAAACTACGGATTTACTTCATGACGAAAACATGGATGCCTCACCAGCCACACGAGAGATGTTTGCTTCATCCCTGCAGGATATGAATTTGCTGTGGAGATTCACCATGATCAACCCCCGTTTCTTTTtctgaaacacaacacacaagcGTCACTGCCAAGTCTAGTAAAAAGAAGACATTAATGGAGAAGCATTAACTAAAAATGTTCAGACACAAGTAGCCTTTATTTCCGTCTCATTTGCATTCACTACTTGTACTGGCAAATGTGGTAAACATCCAGTTTGTGCCTGTGTTATCTCCATCTCCCTGTAACCCTGTGCTGCcgcagaaaaaaacagaaatctgtAGTATAATGAGAGAAACATGCCCGCTCATGAGGGATCTAAGGGGTTGAAGTTACAGTAAGTACAGTAAAAGAAATACATCCATGTTACTACATTCTATTGTTATTTAGTCTGCATCTACTGCGACAACAGGTTGATATATTGTACATGCCAAATTTACATTAAGAAGCAAATCAAAAACTCAATGATTATTTCATGATGTTTTTTGGGAGGGTTTCAAAAAACTGTGGATGTTTCATGATGGATTTTTATACTGACATTTAGAATGATGAGAAATACACTGAACATGGCATGGAAAATACttacaggaacagtgtgtaacattttgggggatctactAACAAAAATGGActttaatattcataactatgttttcattaatgtataatcacctgaaactaagaattgtgtttttgttagcttagaatgagcatTTCTttacggagtccaccatgttgctccgccatgtttctacagtagcacagccaaacactggctttagagagagccttttgcgtttttatgttacctgaaggccaccgtagttcacTGACATGCTTGTGAACGTGAGCcgcaaagtgcaaaaccgtggtaccgccagctgccatctgacttccattgctcctaaagttgtgttattatggtaaggatggcctctgagcgaggtgaacgccGTTACTACTGTTTTAACACTCGGCGGCTTgcgttaccgcagttttggaaagcgaggagtgagcggaggggtactcagttggttgcaatctgcaaccacaccactagatttCACCAAATCCTGCACAAGGTACCTTTAATGGTAAATATACTATTCCTAACCACATATGATATAAATATCTACAAAGTAAGACGAGATGTCATTAAAGATTTTAACATATATTGCTGGTAGTTGTGTTCAGCAAAAACTGAGATAAATTGATTACATTAATGTATCCTGGGATGGGACTCAATTTCTCATAATGTTGGATAAATGTGGAAAAGTGCTAGTGGTGATGGAGATTGATCTTCTATTGTGAGCAGCCTATAAAAACAGATGTTCTAGACTCAAGTGGGAGGATTGGAGAAGTTAGTAATGAATTGGTGCTGAATGAGGACATGGACTAATGGCAgcataaataaattacacaagtacagagtgcaaaactgacTGGCAGCGGATAAAAAGCTTCCAAAAGTCAAACAGTACATTCAGGTTTGATTCTTTGATCATCAACCTCATAACAACCAAGATAAAGCAGTTTACAGTAAGTCTCGCCCACAGCACCAAGATGAAAGTATAGTAGAAATCGACTAAAGAATGGTCGAACGTACACTTTGGAGTTTTGGCTCGTAAAATTCTTGTAATATCTTATTCTAACTGCTTACACTATGCTGGAGGAAAACACTCATCATTAGTACCTTCTAccagtttttttcagactgtgaATCATTGTTTAATGTTGGAAACTCTGTACCACACAGACTGACAACTACAACAGTCTGAAATATACAAAGTGCAGTTGATCTAGATGTTAAATCTCACTCAGTGGGTCATTATCAGGCTCATTTCATATTTGTGCAGTGTGCTGTATGGTGAGACTAGAGAGGAAACTGGTGGGAAGCAAACATGGTTGTGGAAATTATGGAGGATGTGGAACAATAAAAGGTCAACAATGAGACCTGATTTATTGATCCCGCAAATATTATTCCCTTTGGATTTAGAATCAATTATACTGAGCGTTAGTGGGCTGAAATAGAATAATTGTTTAATGGTGGAAATCTGTTCAGAATGGTTTGATCCTGTTGATGCACAAAAAACACTAAATGAAAACATGTGTCATCTTTGTCagatgtataaataaaaaaaaaaaaaaatcatatttacaaTAAATGAATCAGTTGTTTGGGTGATAAGATTTAATCAAGCAGCTAAGGAAGCAATTAATCACCCACTCTGAATTGGTTTTCTCACCAGATCCTTCAGCAGCCAGTCAGGTACGTTGCGCCCGTGGTTGCAGATGGAGAAGGAAGATGAATGGCTGAAAATAACGGGAGCCTTGGAATGCTTCAGCGCGGCCGAGGCGGTATCCCAAGAAGAGTGGGAGAGATCCACGATCATCCCCAGTCTGTTCATCTCCTCCACCACGGCCTGGAAAAACACATTATCAAAAGCCATTTACAGTATCATGGGAAGGAAGGATGTCAATTCAGCTGACAACAGGAGATGGTTACACCTACACGCATGTAAACACACTCGTGCAGAGAGCAATCGAGGAAGTCctcaagagagaaagagcattAAGTATGCAGAGCATTTACCAACTTTAATAAGGTCCACTTTCTTTGGCACAATCCATTACTGGAGTGTCTCAAGGCTTAAAAATGACTATCATATCGACTGCATTTGGACTTGGTTAAAGCCCTAGTATCACAATTAGGAAGTTAAGTTAATAAGTTTTAATTCTATGTCAGCAATCAGTCATCATCATTAACTGTCATATCTATCAAATGATGCATGCGTTTCTCACTTTGAGTAAGATCTTCATCTTAAATATACAGCAGGTGTTATGTCCTAATACCTTTTCAAAAAAGCCTAGCCAAAACCAGCAAGACACATGCTGCGTGGAATGTGATAATCGAAGCAATTCTGTACAGTCTTTGATATTACTGAATATTAAGCTCACCTTTCCAAAGCGTGTCAGGCTGTTGTTCTGTCTCTGATAGACATTATACAGTTTTGAGGATGATTCAGCCCTGCATTGAAAAAGAACACTGTCAAAACCACAAATCATGAAAGTGTTGTCTTGTGCAGTGGTTCCAAAAACGTtcacgtcaaggacccctaaacttaCACAAATTAGAGCACGGACCCCCATTTaataagattttgtcccagggcCCCCCCTGATTTTTACtttaagatgttttattacagagaGTGTATGACAGCCAAGACCAAATTAGTCATACATTATGTCATCGTGTTACTTATCGAtagaattatagtgaaaataaataattcccctttttgctggtgacccccccccccgaggacccctgggggtcccagGACcaactttgaaaaccactggtcTTGCTTATCCAGTCTTGGCATCTGGCTTGGGCACATTAAACTACATGCAATGTCAAGTTACAAAGAGAGTACAAAAACAGGTTAATTTGCATAGAAGGAATAAGATGTAAATTAATTCGACCTTTCCATTCAGTCAGTCCTTAATCTAAAATGTAGCACGAGAAGCTTATGTGGTTAAGGTATAGTGCTGGTACAGGACAATGAACAATGTCTGCAAAAATCATTACAAAATGATTGAAAACATTGCATTTTATACAGTCGTATAAAGTATAACTACAGTAGCTTTATAGTAAGTTTAAAATCCAAATATTTGTGTCGGATCATATAGATCATGTTTTGCTGTATCCCTTAGTATTGATAATCTGTTGAGTCATATGGCCATCATTGACTTTCTGCAATATATAAATCATACGCATCATTCTAAGTAACATAATGCATTCAGAATAAATCTCTTATTTACCAGGGTGTATTGCAGGTATGTGTGAGGGACATGGAGCGGACCCCGAGCTGGTAAAACATCCGCAGGGCTGGCAGGCTGCTGTCGATGGAGTGGCCCCCTTCAATACTTATTAGACAGGCGATCTTATGCCTCATCTCAGAGTTCTTCAGCTCtgtagtgacacacacacacacacatgtatgacTCATGATGAATGCATCCAACCAAATTTAAAAAACTCTCCAGGGAAGAAAGAatgaatcacaattattttgtatGTTATAATTACTTGTAAGCGAGTATGTAACACTCTATTAATCACTTCATGTAATGCACTTATCATTACGAAGCAAAGATCATTAGAACTTTCATGGCTCTTTCATATGgactgtaaataaataagacataGTATGGATTCACAAATCACATGATTATGGATGTTTTTACATACATTCATACTAGAAACAAGAAAAATCTGATTTATAATTGTAGATAATCAACTAGATTCAATCCCTCTTTCATCTCCGTAGTGTTTTTTGGGGATGCCATGTTATGGTGTACTACAGGTATACCGTGGGCAGATGTGACCAGCTCAAAGTCCTTGTACTCAGTGCACATGCGTCTGACCACATCTATTTGTTCCAGAGTCAGCCTCACAGCATCCTTCTCCTGGGCCCCACACATCACATAGACCGCAAACATCTGACAAAGGGACAGGGGGACGTGACACAAGAGAACGACACAAGAGACATTTAAAAGTTACTGAGGTGACAGTCATTCTAGGTTGGATCTTTCCACAACATGAACATATAGTAGATATTCAAAAGCAACTCTCTGGATACCTGTGCCTGTACTTTGCCTGCTTGGAGACGGGTGATGTCGGTGGCCACTTTGCTAACATTATGAAGGTCAATTTTGCTCAGTTGATTGTTGTGAAGTATCCTCAGCTGGAGAGCTAGGTCATTGTGACtgaaagacggagagagagcgagagagagagggtataaGGAACAAGAGGCATTTCAATTTTGATTCACTTCCACGAATGAAACTGCTGTGTAGACGAGACAGATCTTCTTTACCCATCAATAAGAGGATATCTGGACATCAAGTCATGTACTCTATCTCTCTCAGAGTATCCAGATATCAAACAACACAAAGAGGAGAGAACCACCAGATGGCACTTCATCCAGAAGCTGCTTGAAGCACTTGCACTCTTCCTGGAAGGCATActctgaggagagaaaacacaccACAGTTATCTGATAAATATCAACTGCATGGtcaggagacacacacacaccatacaccAACATTgactatttggggatttataatGAATTTTTGGAAGGGAACTTATATCACTGCACAGATAAGTCCCTTTTGCagaaatattatagaaatattagGCTAGAGTGACAGttagaaataaaacatgatCATTGTATACCACTGTATATGAACTCCTACTTgaaatacattacattataaCTGATGAGATTTAATAGTATGACTGAATCTTGTATTCTCACTACTTATTAGAACAAAAGAAACATCACTGTAAGtccacacagaaacagactATAATTTTAAGGTGTAGCTCATTATGAAATTGCCAACTGGACAGTAAAACAATGATGCATCCTCATTATCCATAACATAATGTTTGTGTCTATAAAATTCAAttcaagcaacaacaacagacttACCTGCCAGGTCGTTTAAAAGCAACTTGTTGTGACCACCTTGGTGAGCAGCTGCACAAAAACAGTATGAACTTTCCAGCTCTCCGCCCCAATAACATGTAGAACAAACCCATACAACATACTCGCAGCTGGGCTGGCTGCTGCATTCAAGTCCtggcggaaaaaaaaaaaacatagttcaGAATACTGACTTTGTTTAGCCtaacaaacacattatttaaTGTTGTCTTTAGAATGATGGCTGTAACTCAGATGGACTTTAACTTCTATCACTTCTTCTTTATCTTCACTTTCAAAGCATGCACATTTGTTAGTGTTTCAGTGTAGTGTAGCTATAACGATGCTTACAGACCAGATAAACAAGTGgctcaagtgaaaaaaaaatacactggggtaaacatttaaatattaagGTTTTCATACTTGCCTTGTGCAGTTTTATTCATCTACTTCTTTATTCAACTGTGTTGCTTCTTTTTCTCTGAAGCCCGAATTTACGAGGAGCACGTGAAAGCACCGTAGAGACCTGTGGATTTGATGTCGCCCTCTGTTGGCCCAATCACGTCATCGctactagtgatgggaatttcggctctttttagtgagccagatcatttggctcagctcaccaagaagagccggctctttcggctcccaaacggctcttcattttatcacttctgccttttataattcagccaaatttagcaaTGTTTTGACCTAttattagtatgtgtgcacatatatcacttaaattattcaatataattatactaaaccttataatttcaaGAATACCATaactttacatgctgcttcgtttccgactgccactcatcttgtctgctattcgtgcaccgcactcctctctctttctctcctcctctccctcctgctctgtacctgtacaCCGTCAGCGCGCCATGCAcctccgcccccccccccctccctgcttgatggtatgatccttgtctgtcatcacctgattggacgtcattcacaacattcagtcacagtcagtgcatagagtgcccgtggcgcggagacgatcatcctatcattgtgccttgaattaataaaaaaaaaactctcggACGggtcttatcgttcacttaaaagagtcgGCTCTTTGAGCCGGTTCGTTCGTCACCTACACATCACGTCATCGCTACCTCTACAGGCTAATTAGGTCTACAGGTACCTACTTGAAGTGACACCTAATGGAAGCATGGCCTTGGAAAGTGACACAAGTAAGTCGAAAGATATTATAACCACGCAAATATTAATATGTAATGGGACAAAGAttgaaatagataaataaacctgataaaaaaaacaacaacatttagctAGGCTATTAGTTTAAACTCTTTGTTACAGCTGAATTGAAGAAGGTTTGAGGAATCAAAAAGTCTTCATCAAGTGTTGTTCAACAAAGTTGCATTGGATGAATATAGGCCTAAACAGCCCATAAATGTGCTGCTGAGTGCCAACCAACTTTTTTGGGGGACCTTAAAAAGTGAAGGGGCTGTGCAGAGTTCTATGAGTGGTtggataaaaaataaagttttgaggATATACTCAGAAGGCAAAGAATGCTACCTTTATCAACATGTGGATTGGGAGGCCAGATAACTTTCAGATCATGTATCACTCTAGTAGCCAGAATCCAGGTAGTATTCAGACCAGAGGCAGTCAGAAGATAATGGTTGTGATGCAAAGTTTTCAGGACATAATGCAATGTTCTGTTGAAGCCACACCAAATCATTTTATGCCAGCAGACCAGCATGCTTCAACATCTAGCTTTCTCTCCTTTTGATATGGCTGCTTTGGCAAGTTTTCAGCCAGTAGGTCAAGTATTTTCCAAACATACTGGCTGAAAGGTGTAAGGCCTTGTATGGCAGGAAGGTTGCAGGAATGTCACAAGTTTAACTTTTGAGGCAGATACAGAGAGGTGCTTACACTCATGCATACGCATCATGGTGTGATTGAGGCGTTGAGAGGACATTCAAGTTGGTTTAAAGTTGTCGTTATTGGCCAGAAATCCAAGCATTGGGGAGTTTGTTGAAGTGGTTGCTGGCTACTCCCCTGACTCTCTTATGTTTGGGAGCTGGGCGCTTGTGGTCCCACTGAATATCTGGCTGGGGCAGGATAGGGATGGTTTTCAGGGTAATGTGCATGAGGacttttgacttgtcatagtagttGTGTATAAATAACATTAACAAACATTTGATTCTGTTCAAGGGTTCCAGTAaaccatgacagtgtgacagtgagccagcaggCACAGTGGGACCCTGACAGCGAAACAGCTAAATGGAGTTCttctttaattttattatttacacctcctgtgcttttcctactgtgacatgtaaAAAAAGCCTTCCTTGAAAATGCCTATGCTCAAAtctcaaatgtaaaaatgatgatTAGGCTGAAAATATATAGCAAGGAGGTGGATTTTAATACTTTGGTatcaaaaaaacataattctCATGTTTTTTGTTAGAAGGTCGAGCATTGGATCAGCAGCTCCTGAGGCAGGTTGAACTTCCTGAGCTGGTGAAGgaagtacatcctctgctgaaccttttttttctgatggtGTCAATGTTGGGCCCACTTTAGGTCCTGAGAGAGGTGGATGTCAGAAACCTGAAGGAGTCCACAGCAGGTCAGAGTTTGGCATTTGGAGCACACAACAAAACAGGGCAAGAACAAGATCCCGAGGTAAGAGTGCATTTCTCTTTAATAGTGTATTATTTTGACGTCCCTTGAATGCTATATGTCTTTAGCTGTTTATAAATTGCACAATTCGACTGAGATAAACAGCAACATAAT
Above is a genomic segment from Sebastes umbrosus isolate fSebUmb1 chromosome 2, fSebUmb1.pri, whole genome shotgun sequence containing:
- the dpep2 gene encoding dipeptidase 2; this encodes MPSRKSASASSSFWMKCHLVVLSSLCCLISGYSERDRVHDLMSRYPLIDGHNDLALQLRILHNNQLSKIDLHNVSKVATDITRLQAGKVQAQMFAVYVMCGAQEKDAVRLTLEQIDVVRRMCTEYKDFELVTSAHELKNSEMRHKIACLISIEGGHSIDSSLPALRMFYQLGVRSMSLTHTCNTPWAESSSKLYNVYQRQNNSLTRFGKAVVEEMNRLGMIVDLSHSSWDTASAALKHSKAPVIFSHSSSFSICNHGRNVPDWLLKDLKKKRGLIMVNLHSKFISCRDEANISRVADHFDHIKKVIGAESIGIGGDFEGAVSFPKGLEDVSKYPALIQELLQRNWTENELADVLRKNFLRVFEEVERVRDDLTSKQPSEVQISLEEVQNPCRLVLRPPDPRGPSERPSSRAQHEPKGLLILAIVLLLSSLIMIE